From one Natronorubrum sediminis genomic stretch:
- a CDS encoding fluoride efflux transporter FluC gives MADHPLVRLETLALIAIGGFAGANLRYFALGAFTEIQAVLLANVLGCFLLGFLVYEAEYTGYVGSRSRTVFTTGFLSSLTTYSTFAVQSSLAADPFLFVAIVAGNYGLGFAAVIASRELARQFRDSGDVSTTEGETA, from the coding sequence ATGGCAGACCACCCCCTCGTTCGACTCGAGACGCTCGCCCTGATCGCCATCGGCGGCTTCGCTGGCGCGAATCTCCGGTACTTCGCACTCGGCGCGTTCACCGAGATACAGGCCGTTTTGCTGGCCAACGTGCTCGGCTGCTTCCTGCTCGGCTTTCTCGTCTACGAGGCCGAATACACGGGATACGTCGGGAGCAGATCCCGAACCGTCTTCACGACCGGTTTTCTCTCGTCGCTGACGACCTACAGCACGTTCGCCGTCCAGTCGTCGCTGGCGGCCGACCCGTTCCTCTTCGTCGCTATCGTCGCCGGAAACTACGGACTCGGCTTCGCCGCCGTCATCGCGAGTCGCGAACTCGCCCGGCAGTTTCGCGACAGCGGTGACGTGAGCACAACCGAGGGTGAGACGGCGTGA
- a CDS encoding fluoride efflux transporter FluC: MSVESIVGLAFEPEPAHVVGTGGAIGALLRHWVYLQFSSERFPWPTLAVNVLGSFVFGLATFLGAGDTTIQLVGIGICGAFTTFSSFSVETVQLYERGDRLLAVANAAGNLGLSLCAIALAWGVVSVGVV; encoded by the coding sequence GTGAGCGTCGAGTCGATAGTGGGCCTCGCGTTCGAGCCCGAACCGGCACACGTCGTCGGCACCGGCGGTGCGATCGGCGCCCTGTTACGCCACTGGGTCTACCTCCAGTTCTCGAGCGAGCGCTTCCCGTGGCCGACGCTCGCGGTCAACGTGCTCGGCAGTTTCGTCTTCGGGCTGGCGACATTTCTGGGCGCGGGCGACACGACGATCCAACTGGTCGGCATCGGCATCTGCGGGGCGTTTACGACCTTCTCATCGTTTTCCGTCGAAACCGTCCAGCTCTACGAACGCGGCGATCGACTCCTCGCCGTGGCGAACGCCGCGGGCAACCTCGGCCTCTCGCTGTGTGCGATCGCCCTCGCCTGGGGAGTCGTCTCGGTCGGAGTCGTTTGA
- the mgtE gene encoding magnesium transporter, protein MEANNPDLEFHADRAEEMVDDEYVAVTQETFVDTAIEEFRAFEPDSDETTVYYLYVTDNSGRLVGVMSLRELLNAPEDDVVEAHMSTDLITINATADPEYAASEMAERDFPALPVVDDDGVLVGVLRTDDMIDVVEEEATEDIMKSAGFSFADVEASRSTAILESSITKILRLRLPWLLVALAGGLTAGLVIEGFEETLEAIIVLGFFIPVIMDMGGNVGTQASTIFVRGLAVGHIDDRNAMRHFRREAGVGLTIGVIIGAIGSAAAYLYLMYVRGLEEPLATHGDVLSVSAVLFVSLAAVCTIASTVGYVVPWIAHKLGYDPAAVSDPLVTTVKDITALVIYFGMATLLLGHLV, encoded by the coding sequence ATGGAGGCGAATAACCCCGACCTCGAGTTCCACGCGGATCGGGCAGAAGAGATGGTCGACGACGAGTACGTCGCTGTCACCCAGGAAACGTTCGTCGACACCGCGATCGAGGAGTTCCGCGCGTTCGAACCCGACTCTGACGAAACGACCGTCTATTATCTCTACGTCACCGACAACTCCGGCCGACTCGTCGGCGTCATGTCACTCCGGGAGCTACTCAACGCACCCGAAGACGATGTCGTCGAGGCGCACATGTCGACCGACCTCATTACGATCAACGCCACCGCTGATCCGGAGTACGCCGCGAGCGAGATGGCCGAACGGGACTTTCCAGCTCTGCCGGTCGTCGACGACGACGGCGTGTTAGTCGGCGTCTTGCGAACCGACGACATGATCGATGTCGTCGAGGAGGAAGCGACCGAAGACATCATGAAGAGCGCCGGTTTCTCGTTCGCCGATGTCGAAGCCAGTCGTTCGACGGCGATCCTCGAGTCCTCGATCACGAAAATTCTGCGGCTGCGCTTGCCGTGGTTGCTCGTTGCACTCGCCGGCGGACTCACCGCCGGACTGGTCATCGAAGGCTTCGAGGAGACCCTCGAGGCCATCATCGTGCTCGGCTTTTTCATCCCCGTCATTATGGACATGGGTGGCAACGTCGGCACGCAGGCCTCGACGATTTTCGTCCGCGGCCTCGCCGTCGGCCACATCGACGACCGAAACGCGATGCGCCATTTCAGGCGTGAGGCTGGCGTTGGTCTGACGATCGGCGTCATCATCGGCGCAATCGGCTCCGCGGCGGCGTACCTCTACCTGATGTACGTCCGCGGCCTCGAGGAACCCCTCGCAACGCACGGCGACGTACTCTCCGTGAGCGCCGTGTTGTTCGTCTCCCTCGCAGCCGTCTGTACGATCGCGAGCACGGTCGGCTACGTCGTGCCGTGGATCGCCCACAAACTGGGCTACGACCCGGCGGCCGTCTCCGACCCGCTCGTCACGACGGTCAAGGACATCACCGCGCTGGTGATCTACTTCGGGATGGCGACGCTGCTGCTCGGTCATCTGGTCTGA